The window TGGCGGGCTGTACGTTGTGGTGTCCGCAGTTCAGACCACATTCGAGGCAACCACCGTGTTCCTGACGATCAGTACCACCGGCACGCCGGAACGCCCGGCCACCGATCTCGGCTACCTGCTGCACAAGCACCCCGAGAAATCGCAGGCGTTCTCCACCTCCTACGGCAAGGCCCACGTCCTCTACCCGGAGGCGGACGCCGAGCGCTGCACGGCGGCGCTGCTCCTGGAGGTCGACGCGGTGGCACTGGTCCGGCGCGGCAAGGGCAAGGGCCGGGGCGGCGCGCCCGACGCGGCGCTCGCGCAGTACGTCAACGACCGCCCGTACGCGGCCTCCTCGCTGCTGGCCGTGGCGCTGAGCGCCGTCTTCTCCAGCGCGATGCGGGGCGTGTGCAACGCCCGGCCCGAGCGCGCCGCGCAGCCCCTGCCCCTGCGCATCGAGGTGCCCGCGCTACCGGCCCGGGGCGGCCCGCAGCTCGTACGACAGCTGTTCGAGCCGCTCGGCTGGGCGGTGACCGTCGAGCCGGTGCCGCTGGACGTGCGGTTCCCCGAGTGGGGCGACTCGCGCTACGTCCGTCTCGTCCTGGAATCGGAGGCGCTGACCCTCGCCGAGGCCCTGCGCCACCTCTACGTCCTGCTCCCCGTCCTCGACGACGCCAAGCACTACTGGGTCGCCCCCGACGAGGTCGACAAGCTGCTGCGGGCCGGTGAGGGCTGGCTGCCGGACCACCCGGAGCAGAAGGTGATCACCAGCCGGTACCTGTCGCGCCGCTGGTCGCTGACCCGGGAGGCGATGGAGCGGCTGGAACTCGTGCGGCTCGCGGAGGCCGACGACAGCGAGGTCGAGGACATCGACAACGCGGTCGAGGCGGAGAGCGAGGCCGAGGAGAAGCCGACCCCGCTCGCCGTGCAGCGCCGGGACGCGATCCTGGCCGCGCTCAAGGCGGTCGGCGCCTCCCGCGTGCTCGACCTCGGCTGCGGACAGGGCCAGTTGGTGCAGGCGCTGCTCAAGGAGCCGGCGTACACCGAGATCGTGGGCGTGGACGTGTCGATGCGGGCGCTGACCATCGCCGGGCGGCGGCTGAAGCTGGACCGGATGGGAGAGCGGCAGGCCTCGCGCGTGAAGCTCTTCCAGAGCTCCCTCGCCTACACCGACAACCGGCTCAAGGGCTACGACGCCGCCGTGCTCAGCGAGGTCATCGAGCACCTCGACCTGCCACGGCTGCCCGCCCTGGAGTACGCGGTGTTCGGCGCGGCCCGCCCGCGGACCGTCCTCGTGACCACCCCGAACGTCGAGTACAACGTCCGCTGGGAGAGCCTCCCGGCCGGCCATGTCCGGCACGGCGACCACCGGTTCGAGTGGACGCGCGAGGAGTTCCGGGCCTGGGCGCGGGCGGTGGCCGAACGGCACGGGTACGGCGTGGAGTTCGTGCCCGTGGGGCCGGACGACCCGGAGGTGGGGCCGCCCACCCAGATGGCCGTCTTCGAGATGGGCGCAGCCGGCATGAACAGCACCAGCAACGACGAGAAGGAGGCGAAGGCCGCATGACCGAGAACCCGACACCGCAGGGACGCGTCCTGCCCGTCACCGACCTCTCCCTCGTCGTGCTCATCGGCGCCTCCGGCTCCGGCAAGTCCACCTTCGCCCACCGGAACTTCAAGCCCACCGAGGTCATCTCCTCCGACTTCTGCCGCGGCCTGGTCTCCGACGACGAGAACGACCAGAGCGCGACCCGGGACGCCTTCGACGTCCTGCACTACATCGCGGGCAAGCGCCTGGCCGCGGGCCGCCGTACCGTCGTCGACGCCACCAGCGTGCAGCAGGACGCCCGGCGGCAGCTGATCGAGCTGGCCAGGCAGTACGACGTGCTGCCGATAGCCATCGTGCTCGACGTGCCGGAGGAGGTGTGTGCCGAGCGCAACGCGGCCCGCACCGACCGGGCCGACATGCCGCGCCGCGTCATCCAGCGGCACACCCGCGAACTCCGCCGATCCCTGCGGCACCTGGAGCGCGAGGGCTTTCGCAAGGTGCACGTCCTGCGGGGCGTGGCGGACGTCGAGCACGCCACCGTCGTCACCGAGAAGCGCTTCAACGACCTCACCCACCTCACCGGCCCCTTCGACATCATCGGCGACATCCACGGCTGCGCCTTTGAGCTGGAGTCGCTGCTGGGCAAGCTGGGCTACGTCGACGGCGCGCACCCGGACGGCCGTACCGCCGTCTTCGTCGGCGACCTCGTCGACCGCGGCCCGAACAGCCCGGGCGTGCTGCGCCGCGTGATGTCGATGGTGAAGTCGGGCAACGCCCTGTGCGTGCCGGGCAACCACGAGAACAAGTACGGGCGTTACCTCAAGGGCCGCAAGGTCCAGCACACGCACGGGCTCGCCGAGACCATCGAGCAGATGGAGGGCGAGAGCGAGGAGTTCCGGGCCGAGGTACGGGAGTTCATCGACGGGCTCGTCAGCCACTACGTTCTCGACGGCGGCCGGCTGGTCGTCTGCCACGCCGGTCTGCCGGAGAAGTACCACGGCCGTACGTCGGGACGGGTGCGTTCGCACGCGCTGTACGGCGACACCACCGGGGAGACCGACGAGTTCGGGCTGCCGGTGCGCTACCCGTGGGCCGAGGACTACCGAGGCCGGGCGGCTGTGGTGTACGGCCACACTCCGGTCCCGGAGGCCACATGGCTGAACAACACCATCTGCCTGGACACCGGTGCCGTCTTCGGCGGCAAGCTGACCGCGCTGCGCTGGCCGGAGCGGGAACTGGTCGACGTACCGGCCGAGCAGGTCTGGTACGAGCCGACGAAGCCGCTGCGGACGGAGGCACCGGGCGGGCACGACGGGCGGCCGCTCGACCTGGCGGACGTGCACGGGCGCAGGGTCGTGGAGACGCGGCACGCCGGCCGGGTGTCCGTCCGTGAGGAGAACGCGGCGGCTGCCCTGGAGGTCATGAGCCGCTTCGCGGTCGACCCGCGCCTGCTGCCCTACCTCCCGCCGACGATGGCACCGACGGCGACGTCGCACATCGAGGGCTACCTGGAGCACCCGGCCGAGGCCTTCGCGCAGTACAAGGAGGACGGCGTCGAGCGGGTCGTGTGCGAGGAGAAGCACATGGGCTCGCGGGCGGTGGCCCTGGTGTGCCGGGACGCGGAGGTCGCGCGCAAGAGGTTCGGGGTCGACGGCCCCACCGGGTCGCTGTACACCCGTACCGGTCGCCCCTTCTTCGACGACGAGTCGGTGACGGAGACGATCCTCGACCGGCTGCGGACGGCGATCGGCGAGGCCGGCCTCTGGGCCGACCTCGAGACCGACTGGCTGCTGCTCGACGCCGAGCTGATGCCGTGGTCGCTGAAGGCACAGGGCCTGCTGCGCTCGCAGTACGCGGCGGTCGGCGCCGCCTCCGGGGCGGTGTTCCCGGGCGCACTGGCCGCCCTGGAGGGCGCTGCGGCGCGCGGTGTCGACGTGTCCGGGCTGCTGGCGCGCCAGCGCGAACGGGCCTCGGACGCCGCCGCGTTCACGGAGGCGTACCGCCGCTACTGCTGGACGACGGACGGCCTGGACGGCGTACGCCTGGCCCCGTTCCAGATCCTGGCGGTCCAGGGCCGCAGCCTCGCCGCGCTCGCGCACGACGAGCAGCTCGCGCTCCTCGACCGGCTGGTGGAGCACGACAGCACGGGTCTGCTCCAGACGACCCGACGCTTGTACGTCGACACCGGGGACCCGGAGTCGGTGCGGGCCGGCGTCGACTGGTGGCTGGAGATGACCGGCCGCGGCGGCGAGGGCATGGTCGTCAAGCCGCTGGGTGCGGTCGTACGCAGCGAGCAGGGGCGGCTGGTGCAGCCCGGCATCAAGTGCCGGGGCCGCGAGTACCTGCGGATCATCTACGGTCCCGAGTACACGCGCCCGGACAACCTGGCCCGGCTGCGGCAGCGGTTCCTCAACCACAAGCGGTCCCTCGCCATCCGCGAGTACGCACTGGGGCTGGAGGCCCTGGACCGGCTGGCGGAGGGCGAGCCGCTGTGGCGGGTGCACGAGGCGGTGTTCGGGGTGCTGGCGCTGGAGTCGGAGCCGGTGGACCCCCGGCTGTGACGGTCAGCGGCTGTTCACCGTCAGTCGACGAGTCGCAGCCGCTCCCGGCACACACCCACGCGGAGGGTCTGACCCCAGGTCAGCTCGATCGCGTCCGTCTCCATCCCGTCCCCGAAGGCGACGAGCCGCTCGGACTCGACGGTGAGGTGGAGACGGGTCGCGGCGGCGAGCTCCCCGGCCACCAGTGACGTACCGGTGGCCGGGGAGGGCCAGGCCTCCCGTACGAACCACAGCAGGCGTTCCTCCGTGGGGGCGGGCAGCCGCAGCTGCCCGCCCCTTTCCTGCCACACCGACCGGATCCATCCGGTCGCCCCCGTCCCGGTGCCGATCAGCACCCCGGACGAGGCCTGGGCCTCGACGACACCCCCGTCGTCCTCCAGGCCCAGGCGGTATCGGGCCGTCCGGTGTCCGGCGGCGCCCAGGTAGATCTCGTTCAGCGCCACGAGGCGCTGTGTGTCGTCGGCGACGGCCTCGACCATGGTGAGTTCGTCGAAGCGGCCCCTTCCGGATTGCGTGGCGGCGAGCAACGGGCCGGCGTCCTCGGGGCGGTGGCGCACCAGGACGCCCGGGTTGCGGCCGGGGTCGGTGTCGATGCCCAGCACCGGCTGCCCGGCGAGGTACTTGGCGACGTTCGCCACCAGGCCGTCCTGCCCGACCACGACCACGACGTCCTCGGGCGCGAACAGGAAACGGTCCAAGTCGGCGCGCTCGACCCGGGTCTGACGCCAGGTCAGGGGGATTGCTGAGGTGACCTCCGTCAGCGCCTGTCGCGTCCGGCGGTGGGGTTCGGCCACCTCCTCGACGTCGCGGCCCCGGGAGGCGAGGAAGAAGGCGGCCTGGCCGTGCGTGCCGTGCCGGGCCACCAACTCCTCGTACTCCGTGGTGCGATGGACGAGGACGACCCGGGGCGCGAGACTCACGCCTGCCCCTGCGTCCCGAGCCTGGCGAGCAGGCCCGTCAGCACGTCCGGCGACACCGTCACGCTGTCGATCCGCGGCAGGTTCTCCGCCAGCCGTGTCCCGGTGAGCGCGTGCAGCGTCGCCACGTCCACCTCCGCGTGCACCCGCAGCCAGGCCGCCTGCGCCTGCGCCCGCGCCGCACCGACCTCGCGGGCGCCCTCGGCCTCCGCCCGGGCCAGCCGTACGGACCGCGTTGCCTCCGCCTCCGCGAGCCGCACCGTCCGTGCCGCCTCGGCCTCGGCCCTGACGGCGTCCGCGGCGGCGTGCTCCTCGGCCTCCCGCCGCGCGTTCGTGCCGCGCTGGTCCACCAACTGCTCCTCCCGGCGGGCGAGTTCGATCTGGCTGGCCAGTTCGTTCTCGGCGATCGCGCGCTCCCGCTCGACGGCCACCGCCCGCCGCTCGTAGGTCGCCCGGTCCGCCTCCTGCTGGATCTGCTCGCGGGCCGGCGTGCGCAGCGCTCGCTCCACCTCGGGTTCGGGGCGCAGCGCCATGACGCGTACGGCGACGACCTCGATGCCGGTCGCCGGGAGGCGGTGCTCCCCGGCCAGGCCCGCCGCGATCCGCTCCCGCACCGCGGTCACGCCGTCGACCAGCGCCGCCGACAACGGCGTACGGGCCAGCACGTCCAGCGCGTGCTGCTGGGCCGTCTCCGTCAGGAGCGTCCCGAGCTGCTCCAGCGGGGTGC of the Streptomyces sp. T12 genome contains:
- a CDS encoding polynucleotide kinase-phosphatase, translated to MTENPTPQGRVLPVTDLSLVVLIGASGSGKSTFAHRNFKPTEVISSDFCRGLVSDDENDQSATRDAFDVLHYIAGKRLAAGRRTVVDATSVQQDARRQLIELARQYDVLPIAIVLDVPEEVCAERNAARTDRADMPRRVIQRHTRELRRSLRHLEREGFRKVHVLRGVADVEHATVVTEKRFNDLTHLTGPFDIIGDIHGCAFELESLLGKLGYVDGAHPDGRTAVFVGDLVDRGPNSPGVLRRVMSMVKSGNALCVPGNHENKYGRYLKGRKVQHTHGLAETIEQMEGESEEFRAEVREFIDGLVSHYVLDGGRLVVCHAGLPEKYHGRTSGRVRSHALYGDTTGETDEFGLPVRYPWAEDYRGRAAVVYGHTPVPEATWLNNTICLDTGAVFGGKLTALRWPERELVDVPAEQVWYEPTKPLRTEAPGGHDGRPLDLADVHGRRVVETRHAGRVSVREENAAAALEVMSRFAVDPRLLPYLPPTMAPTATSHIEGYLEHPAEAFAQYKEDGVERVVCEEKHMGSRAVALVCRDAEVARKRFGVDGPTGSLYTRTGRPFFDDESVTETILDRLRTAIGEAGLWADLETDWLLLDAELMPWSLKAQGLLRSQYAAVGAASGAVFPGALAALEGAAARGVDVSGLLARQRERASDAAAFTEAYRRYCWTTDGLDGVRLAPFQILAVQGRSLAALAHDEQLALLDRLVEHDSTGLLQTTRRLYVDTGDPESVRAGVDWWLEMTGRGGEGMVVKPLGAVVRSEQGRLVQPGIKCRGREYLRIIYGPEYTRPDNLARLRQRFLNHKRSLAIREYALGLEALDRLAEGEPLWRVHEAVFGVLALESEPVDPRL
- a CDS encoding SPFH domain-containing protein, producing the protein MADITRRLGWRHLRGAPTAHIRHHRSGRLVHDGPGLSFWFRSLTATLSEVPVDDRELAMTFHARTSDFQDVAVQATVTYRISDPAVAAARLDFSVDPDTGAWRGTPLEQLGTLLTETAQQHALDVLARTPLSAALVDGVTAVRERIAAGLAGEHRLPATGIEVVAVRVMALRPEPEVERALRTPAREQIQQEADRATYERRAVAVERERAIAENELASQIELARREEQLVDQRGTNARREAEEHAAADAVRAEAEAARTVRLAEAEATRSVRLARAEAEGAREVGAARAQAQAAWLRVHAEVDVATLHALTGTRLAENLPRIDSVTVSPDVLTGLLARLGTQGQA
- a CDS encoding 3' terminal RNA ribose 2'-O-methyltransferase Hen1, with product MFLTISTTGTPERPATDLGYLLHKHPEKSQAFSTSYGKAHVLYPEADAERCTAALLLEVDAVALVRRGKGKGRGGAPDAALAQYVNDRPYAASSLLAVALSAVFSSAMRGVCNARPERAAQPLPLRIEVPALPARGGPQLVRQLFEPLGWAVTVEPVPLDVRFPEWGDSRYVRLVLESEALTLAEALRHLYVLLPVLDDAKHYWVAPDEVDKLLRAGEGWLPDHPEQKVITSRYLSRRWSLTREAMERLELVRLAEADDSEVEDIDNAVEAESEAEEKPTPLAVQRRDAILAALKAVGASRVLDLGCGQGQLVQALLKEPAYTEIVGVDVSMRALTIAGRRLKLDRMGERQASRVKLFQSSLAYTDNRLKGYDAAVLSEVIEHLDLPRLPALEYAVFGAARPRTVLVTTPNVEYNVRWESLPAGHVRHGDHRFEWTREEFRAWARAVAERHGYGVEFVPVGPDDPEVGPPTQMAVFEMGAAGMNSTSNDEKEAKAA